In the genome of Cronobacter malonaticus LMG 23826, one region contains:
- the folD gene encoding bifunctional methylenetetrahydrofolate dehydrogenase/methenyltetrahydrofolate cyclohydrolase FolD, whose protein sequence is MAAKIIDGKTIAQQVRLEVAEKVKARVAAGKRAPGLAVVLVGANPASQIYVGSKRKACEEVGFVSRSYDLPETTSEAELLALIDELNADAAIDGILVQLPLPAGIDNVKVLERIAPDKDVDGFHPYNVGRLCQRAPRLRPCTPRGIVTLLERYNIDTYGLNAVVIGASNIVGRPMSMELLLAGCTTTVTHRFTKNLRQHVENADLLIVAVGKPGFIPGEWIKEGAIVIDVGINRLENGKVVGDVVFEDAAERAGYITPVPGGVGPMTVATLIQNTLQACVEYHDGEEA, encoded by the coding sequence ATGGCAGCAAAGATTATTGACGGTAAAACGATTGCGCAGCAGGTGCGGCTTGAAGTTGCCGAAAAAGTGAAAGCGCGCGTGGCGGCTGGAAAACGCGCCCCCGGGCTTGCGGTTGTGCTTGTCGGCGCGAACCCGGCGTCGCAGATTTATGTCGGCAGCAAACGTAAGGCGTGTGAGGAAGTGGGCTTTGTGTCCCGCTCTTACGATCTGCCGGAAACTACCAGCGAAGCTGAACTGCTGGCGCTGATTGACGAGCTGAACGCCGACGCCGCGATTGACGGCATTCTGGTTCAGCTGCCGCTGCCGGCCGGTATCGATAACGTGAAAGTGCTGGAGCGCATCGCGCCGGATAAAGATGTGGACGGCTTCCATCCGTACAACGTTGGCCGCCTGTGCCAGCGCGCGCCGCGTCTGCGTCCGTGTACGCCGCGCGGCATCGTCACGCTGCTTGAGCGCTACAACATCGACACTTACGGCCTGAATGCCGTAGTGATCGGCGCGTCCAATATCGTCGGCCGTCCGATGAGCATGGAGCTGCTGCTGGCGGGTTGCACCACCACCGTGACTCACCGCTTCACCAAAAATCTGCGTCAGCATGTCGAAAATGCCGATCTGCTGATTGTCGCGGTCGGCAAGCCGGGCTTTATTCCGGGCGAGTGGATCAAAGAAGGTGCCATCGTGATTGATGTCGGCATCAACCGACTGGAAAACGGCAAAGTGGTCGGCGACGTGGTGTTTGAAGACGCCGCAGAGCGCGCCGGTTATATCACGCCGGTACCGGGCGGCGTTGGCCCGATGACGGTCGCCACGCTTATCCAGAACACGCTGCAGGCGTGCGTTGAATACCATGACGGCGAGGAGGCATAA
- the malI gene encoding Mal regulon transcriptional regulator MalI, with protein sequence MKKVSIIDVARQAGVSVSTVSLVLREKGKISAATIEKVHAAIEALGYVHNVAAANLRGKTSNLIGLVVEDLNDPFSTRVTASLVQALEAQGFMVILTQPGRETGRLESCFVSFTRQGVAGVVYLTADSRHRALPAPVVQSTLPLVVVSQSPVEEKLNSVVRDNRQAGGLATRYLIERGHRNIAYIGGTPGCLIREERLFGYRAALSQYGLPWRDEFAPACAEETLAVSQTVRQLLEANNKITALLCHSPHAIIGCLEAIHQVGRTVGKDVFLTQQVSLIGFEDMMHVNLTSPSFTYVSSASEETGHQAAGLIVRLIREPGLPAQRITLSGQLIARGSA encoded by the coding sequence ATGAAAAAGGTCAGCATTATCGATGTGGCGCGCCAGGCGGGCGTTTCGGTTTCGACGGTCTCGCTGGTGCTGCGTGAGAAGGGAAAAATCTCTGCCGCGACCATCGAAAAGGTGCATGCCGCCATTGAGGCGCTCGGCTACGTGCATAACGTCGCGGCCGCTAACCTGCGCGGTAAAACCTCGAACCTGATTGGTTTGGTCGTTGAGGATCTCAACGATCCCTTTTCAACGCGCGTGACGGCAAGCCTGGTGCAGGCGCTGGAGGCGCAGGGTTTTATGGTGATCCTCACCCAGCCTGGGCGCGAAACGGGCCGGCTTGAGAGCTGTTTTGTCTCCTTTACACGCCAGGGCGTGGCGGGGGTAGTTTATCTGACCGCCGATTCCCGCCACCGCGCGCTGCCCGCGCCGGTCGTGCAGAGCACGCTGCCGCTGGTGGTGGTATCGCAGTCGCCGGTGGAAGAGAAGCTTAACAGCGTGGTGCGCGATAACCGCCAGGCAGGCGGGCTCGCCACGCGTTATCTGATTGAGCGCGGCCACCGCAATATTGCCTATATCGGCGGTACGCCGGGGTGTCTTATCCGCGAGGAGCGGCTTTTCGGCTACCGTGCGGCGCTGTCGCAATACGGGCTGCCGTGGCGTGATGAGTTCGCGCCCGCCTGCGCCGAGGAGACGCTTGCGGTAAGCCAGACGGTGCGCCAGCTTCTTGAGGCGAATAATAAAATTACCGCCCTGCTGTGCCATTCGCCGCACGCGATTATCGGCTGCCTGGAGGCGATTCATCAGGTGGGCCGCACGGTGGGGAAAGATGTGTTCCTGACGCAGCAGGTGTCGCTGATTGGCTTTGAGGACATGATGCACGTGAACCTGACGTCGCCCTCGTTTACCTATGTCTCTTCCGCCAGCGAAGAGACCGGGCACCAGGCGGCGGGGTTAATTGTGCGGCTTATCCGCGAGCCGGGCCTGCCCGCGCAGCGGATTACGCTTTCGGGCCAGCTGATTGCGCGGGGATCGGCGTAA
- a CDS encoding PTS transporter subunit EIIC, with the protein MSLITGLVKSLSKLSMIGRALMLPISLLPAAGLLLAFGDKFHLPLMMNAGGVIFDNLPLLFAIGSAVGLASESGIAALSAAVSVFIINITISTQLGITPEMAASGGKYAMVVGIPTLQMGVFGGLISGILAAWCYNRFHTLQLPEFLGFFSGKRFVAIAAAFLSFLLGLALPYVWQHIQAGIDALSVIVNGDNQAASTFIFGLVERALIPLGLHHIWYPSFWYSFGDYTTQSGQVIHGDQTIWFKMLEEGVKSFSSNTYQNAGKFMQGEFPLMLFALPAACLAMYHEASTKNKKIASGILFSAALTCFLTGITEPVEFTFIFVAPVLYVFNAIMAGLAYMSMYLLDAHIAKSFSAGLIDYISFGILPSFNGYQTHYLNAVIVGIPMAIIYYFTFRFVIRRFDVKTPGRVDVTASVDDKTDAELAGNIVGLLGGKENITSVGACITRLRLEVARPDLVDRDGLNGLGARGVVFVGDNGIQVIFGARAQFIAQSLSGMTGK; encoded by the coding sequence ATGAGTCTGATAACAGGTTTGGTTAAATCGCTTTCAAAATTGTCGATGATAGGCCGCGCGCTAATGCTGCCTATTTCGCTGCTGCCCGCCGCCGGCCTGCTGCTGGCCTTCGGCGATAAATTCCATCTGCCGCTGATGATGAACGCGGGCGGGGTTATTTTCGATAACCTGCCGCTGCTGTTCGCTATCGGCTCCGCCGTCGGTCTGGCGTCGGAATCCGGCATCGCGGCGCTCTCGGCGGCCGTCTCGGTCTTTATCATTAATATCACCATCAGCACGCAGCTTGGCATCACGCCGGAAATGGCGGCGAGCGGCGGCAAATATGCGATGGTGGTCGGCATTCCCACGCTGCAGATGGGCGTGTTCGGCGGACTGATTTCAGGCATTCTCGCCGCGTGGTGTTATAACCGTTTCCACACGCTACAACTGCCGGAGTTCCTGGGATTCTTCTCCGGCAAACGGTTTGTGGCGATTGCCGCGGCGTTTCTCTCCTTCCTGCTCGGGCTGGCTCTGCCGTACGTCTGGCAACATATTCAGGCGGGCATCGACGCGCTGTCGGTTATCGTCAACGGCGATAATCAGGCAGCCTCGACGTTTATCTTCGGGCTGGTAGAGCGCGCGCTTATCCCGCTGGGCCTGCACCATATCTGGTATCCGTCGTTCTGGTATTCGTTTGGCGATTACACCACCCAGAGCGGCCAGGTTATCCACGGCGACCAGACCATCTGGTTCAAAATGCTGGAAGAAGGCGTGAAAAGCTTTAGCAGTAATACCTACCAGAACGCCGGTAAGTTTATGCAGGGCGAGTTCCCGCTGATGCTGTTCGCGCTGCCGGCGGCGTGTCTCGCGATGTATCACGAAGCCAGCACGAAGAATAAGAAAATCGCCTCCGGCATTCTTTTCTCCGCCGCGCTGACCTGTTTTCTGACGGGGATCACGGAGCCGGTTGAATTTACCTTTATTTTTGTCGCGCCGGTGTTGTATGTATTTAACGCCATCATGGCGGGGCTTGCGTATATGTCCATGTATTTACTGGACGCGCATATTGCCAAATCGTTCTCCGCCGGGCTTATCGACTATATTTCGTTCGGCATTCTGCCCTCCTTTAACGGCTATCAGACGCACTATCTGAACGCGGTTATCGTCGGCATTCCGATGGCGATTATTTACTACTTTACCTTCCGCTTTGTGATCCGCCGTTTTGACGTGAAAACGCCGGGCCGCGTGGATGTCACCGCCAGCGTGGATGATAAAACCGATGCAGAGCTGGCGGGCAACATTGTGGGTCTGCTGGGCGGTAAAGAGAACATCACCAGCGTCGGCGCCTGTATTACGCGCCTGCGTCTGGAAGTGGCGCGCCCGGATCTTGTTGATAGAGACGGGCTGAACGGGCTTGGCGCGCGCGGCGTGGTGTTTGTGGGCGATAACGGTATTCAGGTGATTTTCGGGGCGCGCGCGCAGTTCATTGCGCAGAGCCTGTCAGGCATGACGGGGAAATAG
- a CDS encoding nuclear transport factor 2 family protein yields MQTFTIDTVLNALLNQQERPLEDVLDSYFSPDYRQRTDGAGDDRQGFAHHARKLRELISFASIDVLDELRDGRRYATRHRVQCTKRDGEEVVMEVYMFAETDDKGRFTRIEETTLMLEGKAHDRDLGSAR; encoded by the coding sequence ATGCAAACTTTTACCATTGATACCGTTCTGAATGCCCTGCTTAACCAGCAGGAACGCCCGCTTGAAGACGTGCTTGATAGTTACTTTAGCCCTGACTACCGGCAGCGCACCGATGGTGCCGGGGACGACCGTCAGGGGTTCGCTCATCATGCACGTAAACTGAGGGAACTCATTTCGTTCGCCAGCATCGATGTGCTTGATGAACTGCGCGACGGGAGACGCTACGCCACCCGGCACCGTGTTCAGTGCACAAAGCGCGACGGAGAAGAGGTGGTGATGGAGGTCTATATGTTCGCCGAAACCGACGACAAGGGACGTTTCACCCGCATTGAGGAAACGACGCTTATGCTCGAGGGTAAAGCGCACGATCGCGATTTAGGCAGCGCGCGATAA
- a CDS encoding AraC family transcriptional regulator, with product MYIAAAACDALPDDPCILTLSGLLREAVTRAATWKENHLTASQQRLAGVILDEIASLPQVNLGLPMPQDARLIRIARALSARPDDARRLEEWAAWAGLSSRTLTRRFSAETGFSFTQWRQRVRLLKALELLAAGKPVTAVALDLGYDNVSTFIALFRRVFGTTPGRYQI from the coding sequence GTGTATATCGCGGCGGCGGCCTGCGATGCCTTACCCGATGACCCGTGTATTCTCACCCTTTCCGGCCTGTTAAGAGAGGCGGTGACACGCGCGGCAACCTGGAAGGAAAATCATCTTACAGCATCGCAGCAACGGCTCGCTGGCGTCATTCTTGATGAGATAGCGTCACTGCCCCAGGTTAACCTCGGGCTGCCCATGCCGCAGGATGCGCGCCTTATCAGGATCGCGCGGGCGCTTTCAGCCAGGCCAGATGACGCTCGCAGACTGGAGGAGTGGGCCGCATGGGCCGGGCTATCCTCTCGCACGCTGACGAGACGATTCAGTGCCGAAACCGGATTCAGCTTTACGCAGTGGCGACAGCGCGTGCGGTTGCTAAAAGCGCTCGAACTTCTGGCGGCGGGTAAACCTGTCACTGCGGTTGCGCTGGATTTGGGTTACGACAATGTCAGCACGTTTATTGCCTTATTTCGCCGGGTGTTTGGCACGACGCCTGGCCGGTATCAGATTTGA
- the ybcJ gene encoding ribosome-associated protein YbcJ — protein sequence MATFSLGKHPHVELCDLLKLEGWSESGAQAKIVISEGLVTVDGAVETRKRCKIVAGQTVSFDGQSVMVTA from the coding sequence ATGGCAACATTTTCTTTAGGTAAACACCCTCACGTCGAACTGTGCGATCTGCTGAAGCTGGAAGGCTGGAGCGAAAGCGGCGCGCAGGCGAAAATCGTGATTTCCGAAGGTCTGGTGACCGTCGACGGCGCGGTGGAAACCCGCAAGCGCTGCAAAATCGTTGCCGGACAAACCGTCAGCTTCGATGGCCAGAGCGTCATGGTCACGGCGTAA